CCGTGCCGCTCGGAAGAAAGGCTACAAGCCGCGGCGGACGACGGTCGACCGCTATCTCGAGCAGGATCTCTGGCAGCTCGTGCTCTCTCATCTGGAGACGTGGCCACGTGAGACCGCCCGCGACGAAGCGCACTATCAGCGCACACGGTTCCTGGCGGGTTTCCTCAAACTGACCGCGCTTCGTCGCTTCGAGATGGCGAAAGCGAGCACGGCGGACGTCACGCGCATCGAAGGGCGCTGGTGGCTCAAAGTTGTCGGGAAAGGCAGCGTCGACCAGCCCATTCCACTCACGCGCGAGGCAATGCGACTCCTCGGAGCGTACCGGGCATCGACGAGGCGCCCTCCCCTCCCCTCCCCCAACGTTGTCGAGCCGCTTCTGATGGACATCACCGGCACTGGCCGCGCGGTCAGCGTGAAAACCATCCACGCGATCCTGAAGAATCTGTTTCTGTCCGCCGCTCAGGCCTGCACGGATCCTTATCACGCCGGGAAGTTGAAGGCCGCGAGCGCACACTGGTTGCGGCACACTGCCGCGACTCACTTGCTCCAGGACGGGGCCAGCTTGCTCCATACCCGGGATGCCCTCAGGCATGCATCGGTGCAGACAACCGAGATCTACATCGCAACGGATCAACACGCCTTCCACGAGGACATGGAAGCCCGGCAGCGTCTCACAAATACCGACCAGCTCGCGGTAGACAACGAAACGAAGTTGCCTACAACCAACGCGAACGTCGCCTCCAAACGGGCAGATCTCGACTGAAGGGAATCCGGTATG
The sequence above is drawn from the Azoarcus sp. PA01 genome and encodes:
- a CDS encoding site-specific integrase, with product MSGWLAKYVDNRNTFEAYKRDAERLLTWAGTRGKGLADLMVEDLTDYGLFLRDPQPIEDWCLVKVPRYLEDGTDNPEWRSVQRPSRFLADGSPNPEWRPFVGALSWSAAGQSLTVLFGMFEHLCGVGYLAGNPLRAARKKGYKPRRTTVDRYLEQDLWQLVLSHLETWPRETARDEAHYQRTRFLAGFLKLTALRRFEMAKASTADVTRIEGRWWLKVVGKGSVDQPIPLTREAMRLLGAYRASTRRPPLPSPNVVEPLLMDITGTGRAVSVKTIHAILKNLFLSAAQACTDPYHAGKLKAASAHWLRHTAATHLLQDGASLLHTRDALRHASVQTTEIYIATDQHAFHEDMEARQRLTNTDQLAVDNETKLPTTNANVASKRADLD